The window CATCTGGCCAATAAGCAGACTGGACATTCTCTCACTTGGTTTGTAGTTACACATGTTAGTTTGATTGGAGTTCCCTTggatttttctgtgtgaacAGAAACCAAACCACGGAGAAAAGCTACAAGTTTGCAAACTCATCATCTAAATTGGACCATAATAAATGAACCATAGGTGTGTAAACGACCTTAGTTGATCCGAGATCCCTGGAATGGATTTGATCTTGAGACATGGTACTTTataagtgtttttatttgaacaGTTTGACTTTTACATACTAAAACTGGCAAgtaaatatatatgtttttaatgGGTTATAAGCCCCACAAGTGTCCACTATCTGAAAGGATCATaaagaaacacagacatgtttCTATTTTCCTcttattgttctttctttgtattcttttttcttcttgaaCCTCAAGGCAAAACATTCTGAAATTTGTCCCACTGATTTGCTAAACCAAACTTGGGACATAGACTTGGCgcaccttttttttcccctcttataACCATTTGGCACAGCTGTAAGCAAACATTTACTATCTCAATAAATGTCTATGTGTCATGATGTCAACCTAATACGAGATCTAGGGAGACTGTGCATTCCTTGTAACACCTCATagttgcaactgcaaaatttaatttgatcatagtttaaaataaatgaatggaaactttttttttcttcattttttgcaAAAGGTGGTACAAGTGATCTTCAGACTAAAAGAGAATGCATTTTTCATATTGCTGCTTGTAGCTTTTGGTTCAATTGAAAAGTCCAGCTAAACTTGCTTATCCCCTTCACTGCTGCTTGAAACTTTCATCATTAACTGTGTTTAAAACCTGACCTCAACAGTTGTGACAACCCTCATTTTTCCAAATATCCAACTGTGTCTCAAGGCCCATGGGGACAACCCAGGGAGGACAACAAGGGTTGCTGTGGCAGTGGTGGACACATTTGTGTGGCAGGCTCTTGCATCTGTGATCATCCCAGGATTTACCATTAACCGTGTGTGTGCCGCGTCGCTGTACCTGTTAGGAAGGACCACGAGGTGGCCATTACCTGTCCGCAAGTGGACCACCACTGCTATAGGTCTCTCTACAATCCCCTTCATCATCACTCCAATAGACAGGTAAGCACAAGTTACAGTATattcactcactcatccaaatcaTTAAATTCAATGgcacttcctgttccaacatgactgcacaccagtgcacaaagcaaggtccataaaacATGGATCTTCCAACACCTCACAAGTGGGCTTGTGGAAGAATGATAAACgcactcctaaaccttgtggatAGCCTTCCCAGACTGACACCATATTAAATCCTATTAAAGCCTGTGTTGTATATGCTTAAATCGATTATttttaacatgatttttttaaatgtttctactGTAACACATTATGTTTTATGTTAGTATTATGTCTTCATGGGATTTGTCTTTCCCCAACAAATGTCCTATTCACTGCTAGTTAAATAAAGGATAAAATATACAGGGCCCAGGTGTTTTGAGACATGTGAGACACATGAAAGAAGAAATGCATTGCTTGTTTTTTCATGGGAGTAGAATAATGCTAGATGTATTCtttaaaatacttaaaaaaacaaacaaaaaatacaaaaacagtcaTGCTAAAAATTCAgaaatatttgtaaaaatgACACCTAATTCGTTTAAAGCTTTTAGTTTAAAGAGCTGAAATGTTTTATATCATCCCTTGTTGATGAAGCCTGAAAAGTTTACACCACCCTAAGCACAATGTATAGCggtcattaataataaaaaaagaggaatATTAATTGGTGATTAATTTTATCCCAAAGTTTGGGGAATTTCTTCGTTACAaccaaaacattaaacacaaagtttaaaaaaaagagcctTAAAAatccatctattttctgacACTTTCTTGGTCTCGGGTGCAGCAGTCTGAGCGGAGTTGCTCAGACCAACTCTCCGAGGCCACCACCTCCCGGAGGATCCTCAGGTGGACATGCCTGAAACACCTCATCTAGCATACAGGAGCCATCCTGGCCAGATTCCACAACAACCTTAACTGCCCCCCgtaggtgcagaggagtaccaCTCTGGTCTGAGTCCCTTCCCAACTAATGTCTTCAGCTTGACTATAATGAAAGAGTCCCTCCCCTGGGGGGAAGCCCCACCACTTGTAAGGGCAATCTCATCCTTTCTGACACTACCCAGGTTGATTCCCCAAATAAAATACttgattaaaacagaaaaaatagatTAACATAAAGGAAAGGATCTCATTAGTAAAAACCTAAATAAAATACAGCAGAACAGAATAAGAATCTcagtaagttaaaaaaaacagatagAATAAGAGAGGTTATTTATCCAAAATAAATAATGGCAATTGCTTAAATATACCACAGCATAGTTAATGTCCCCGGTTTTAAGTCCGTGTGTATTGTTTATAacaaaaaattgttttaaaatatggGTGCTGCACAATATTACATGTACAACTACCTTCTCTTTATAAGCAAATTCAGCCACTATCACTCACTGATAAAACGTTGCATAACAGCAGCCGTTGAAAGCAGAAGTGTTCTTTGCAGCCCTTCTGCTTTAGGAAATGGAACCAGAAATAATTTCATgggaaataaaagcattttcacTCCCATGTTCTCTGCAGGTCAGTGGATTACCTGCTGGACTCCAGCCTTCGGAAGGTCTACGGTGATGAAGAGAAGCACAAATAAGGAGGGATCACGGAGGACAGACTGTCCCCCTTCTAACCGAGGAGGAGTCCAGTCTGTGCAGACCATTGCTGATGTGTAAAGAAGGGATCCATGAAATGAGATTAGTCCACAGTTAGTCAGATAAACTATTatactgtagttttttttttaattgcagaaCTATGAAATGTACTACATTAGTTAAGATAGATAAGAAGTGAAAACCGACTGTGTGAAATATCCCTTTTGGGGAATTTAAAACTCTCAGGGGCGATCTGGGTGGTgacagcaaaatatttaaatgggtatgatggtttaaaaaaagggaCTTTACATAGTACAGTGAACCTCTGCTCTTTGGGAGcggtatacatatatatatttttaccaTACTCCTGATATCTTATAGAGACACAGCACAATGTG is drawn from Pelmatolapia mariae isolate MD_Pm_ZW linkage group LG7, Pm_UMD_F_2, whole genome shotgun sequence and contains these coding sequences:
- the mtfp1 gene encoding mitochondrial fission process protein 1 — translated: MDPTKEQLEKTVDIYRDTWVRFLGYANEVGEAFRALVPVSLVWGSYAVATAYVTADAVDKGKKAAVAHGDNPGRTTRVAVAVVDTFVWQALASVIIPGFTINRVCAASLYLLGRTTRWPLPVRKWTTTAIGLSTIPFIITPIDRSVDYLLDSSLRKVYGDEEKHK